In Streptomyces thermolilacinus SPC6, a single genomic region encodes these proteins:
- a CDS encoding L,D-transpeptidase family protein translates to MSVMSHLGFRSAAIGVGVASLLAGAVAAAPQGLAVSAGPREAAAVTTLKFTRNHGNPLDSRLAVVRGGKTVAVFRAGSGLGAGHPQGRNECAREKGWLPAGTYAVGAPTTRYNGSVIKGYAIPLSDKTCENGRTPRTELFIHSEMTRDGGRGKPEGQRWDGVNDYKSAGCVKLSPQDIKKLFRVLGQGSAPKRLTVR, encoded by the coding sequence ATGTCCGTGATGTCCCACCTCGGTTTCCGGTCCGCCGCGATCGGCGTCGGTGTCGCCAGCCTGCTGGCCGGCGCGGTCGCCGCCGCGCCGCAGGGGCTGGCCGTATCCGCCGGGCCCCGTGAGGCCGCGGCGGTCACCACGCTGAAGTTCACGCGGAACCACGGCAACCCGCTGGACTCGCGGCTCGCCGTGGTGCGCGGCGGGAAGACGGTGGCCGTGTTCCGCGCGGGTTCGGGCCTCGGCGCGGGCCACCCGCAGGGCCGGAACGAGTGCGCCCGCGAGAAGGGCTGGCTGCCGGCGGGCACGTACGCGGTGGGGGCGCCTACCACCCGGTACAACGGCAGTGTCATCAAGGGCTACGCGATCCCGCTGAGCGACAAGACGTGCGAGAACGGCAGGACGCCGCGCACGGAGCTGTTCATCCACAGCGAGATGACGCGCGACGGCGGGCGGGGGAAGCCCGAGGGCCAGCGGTGGGACGGCGTGAACGACTACAAGTCGGCCGGGTGCGTCAAGCTGTCGCCGCAGGACATCAAGAAGCTCTTCCGCGTCCTCGGGCAGGGCTCGGCGCCCAAGCGGCTGACGGTCCGCTGA
- a CDS encoding NAD(P)-dependent oxidoreductase: MTDTVTVSVLGTGIMGAAMARNLARAGHAVRVWNRTRAKAEPLADDGAYVSDSPADAVRGADVVLTVLHDGAAVLDVMRQAAPGLPSGAAWAQSTTAGLGAMGELAGFAREHGLVFYDAPVLGTREPAEAGKLTVLAAGPVEGRAAVAPVFDAVGARTMWTGEDGAEGSATRLKLVANSWVLAVTSATGEMLALAGALGVDPGSFFDAIEGGPLDMGYLRAKAALVLEDRLTPASFAVGTAAKDARLIVEAAERAGVRLDVAAASAQRLARAAELGHGDEDMAASYYASFDGGAPER; the protein is encoded by the coding sequence ATGACCGACACCGTCACCGTGAGCGTCCTCGGCACCGGGATCATGGGCGCCGCGATGGCCCGCAACCTCGCCCGCGCCGGGCACGCCGTACGCGTCTGGAACCGCACCCGCGCGAAGGCGGAGCCGCTGGCCGACGACGGGGCGTACGTCTCCGACTCCCCCGCCGACGCGGTGCGGGGCGCCGACGTCGTGCTGACCGTGCTGCACGACGGCGCGGCCGTGCTGGACGTGATGCGGCAGGCGGCGCCCGGGCTGCCGTCCGGCGCGGCGTGGGCACAGTCCACGACGGCGGGGCTCGGGGCGATGGGCGAGCTGGCCGGGTTCGCGCGGGAGCACGGGCTGGTGTTCTACGACGCGCCGGTCCTGGGCACCCGCGAGCCCGCCGAGGCCGGGAAGCTGACCGTCCTGGCGGCGGGGCCGGTGGAGGGCCGCGCGGCGGTGGCGCCGGTGTTCGACGCGGTGGGCGCCCGCACGATGTGGACCGGGGAGGACGGCGCGGAGGGCAGCGCCACGCGCCTGAAGCTGGTCGCCAACAGCTGGGTCCTCGCCGTCACCAGCGCGACCGGCGAGATGCTGGCGCTCGCCGGGGCCCTGGGCGTGGACCCCGGGAGCTTCTTCGACGCGATCGAGGGCGGCCCGCTCGACATGGGCTATCTGCGGGCCAAGGCCGCGCTCGTCCTGGAGGACCGGCTGACGCCCGCCAGTTTCGCGGTGGGCACCGCCGCCAAGGACGCCCGGCTGATCGTGGAGGCCGCCGAACGGGCCGGTGTGCGCCTGGACGTGGCGGCCGCGAGCGCGCAGCGGCTCGCCCGCGCCGCCGAACTGGGCCACGGCGACGAGGACATGGCGGCGTCGTACTACGCCAGCTTCGACGGCGGCGCCCCGGAGCGCTGA
- a CDS encoding Type 1 glutamine amidotransferase-like domain-containing protein, whose protein sequence is MPVAAPQHRIALLGGGFSLDDDRILDDWVLGLARAPRPSVCFLPTASGDAAAYVEKFHAAFGDRADCVPSVLQLFRRELDDDALRAHLLAQDVVYVGGGNTANLLAVWRVHGVDRLLREAYDRGTLLCGISAGANCWAEGSHTDSYGPLTHLPDGLGLLPGSVCPHYDTEPGRRPSYRAAVTSGDLPGGWALEDGAAALFTDGELTEAVTRTPEAALYRVDPDGRGGLTERRMPCRLLDPPNR, encoded by the coding sequence GTGCCCGTCGCCGCCCCGCAGCACCGCATCGCCCTGCTCGGAGGGGGCTTCTCCCTCGACGACGACCGGATACTGGACGACTGGGTCCTCGGCCTCGCCCGCGCACCCCGGCCTTCCGTGTGCTTCCTGCCGACGGCGAGCGGCGACGCCGCGGCGTACGTCGAGAAGTTCCACGCCGCGTTCGGCGACCGCGCCGACTGCGTGCCGTCCGTGCTGCAGCTGTTCCGCAGGGAGCTGGACGACGACGCCCTGCGCGCGCACCTCCTCGCCCAGGACGTCGTCTACGTCGGCGGCGGCAACACCGCGAACCTCCTCGCCGTGTGGCGCGTCCACGGGGTGGACCGGCTGCTGCGCGAGGCGTACGACCGGGGCACGCTGCTCTGCGGGATCAGCGCGGGCGCCAACTGCTGGGCGGAGGGCTCCCACACCGACTCCTACGGCCCCCTCACCCACCTCCCGGACGGCCTCGGCCTGCTCCCCGGCTCCGTCTGCCCGCACTACGACACCGAGCCGGGCCGCCGCCCCTCCTACCGCGCGGCCGTCACCTCGGGCGACCTGCCGGGCGGGTGGGCCCTGGAGGACGGCGCGGCCGCCCTCTTCACCGACGGGGAGCTGACGGAGGCGGTCACCCGCACCCCCGAGGCGGCGCTGTACCGCGTGGACCCCGACGGCCGGGGCGGCCTGACGGAACGGCGGATGCCGTGCCGCCTCCTCGACCCACCGAACCGCTGA
- a CDS encoding formylglycine-generating enzyme family protein has translation MSAYASGLMTAVPGGRVTLTDRRTRGSWAVEVQPYLLGTVPVTREWYARVTGERPGTGEQSGDEGALPVDGVAWGDAVRFCNALSVREGLAPAYRVHADEVEWDASRDGYRLPTEAEWEHACRAGTSGPRYGPLGEIAWYRANSGERPRPVGGMRPNPWGLYDMLGNVWEWCWDLYDAEVYGTYRVLRGGGWFDEHWSCRASVRRRSHPTFRVDDVGFRLARSHPAAWGGAGA, from the coding sequence ATGAGCGCGTACGCGAGTGGGCTGATGACCGCCGTGCCCGGGGGCCGGGTGACGCTGACGGACCGGCGGACGCGCGGCTCGTGGGCCGTGGAGGTGCAGCCGTACCTGCTGGGGACCGTCCCCGTGACGCGGGAGTGGTACGCACGGGTCACCGGCGAGCGGCCCGGCACCGGGGAGCAGAGCGGCGACGAGGGCGCGCTGCCCGTGGACGGCGTCGCGTGGGGCGACGCCGTACGGTTCTGCAACGCCCTGTCCGTGCGGGAGGGGCTGGCGCCCGCGTACCGCGTCCACGCCGACGAGGTGGAGTGGGACGCCTCCCGCGACGGGTACCGGCTGCCGACCGAGGCCGAGTGGGAGCACGCCTGCCGGGCCGGTACGTCCGGGCCCCGGTACGGGCCGCTGGGCGAGATCGCCTGGTACCGGGCGAACTCCGGGGAGCGGCCGCGCCCGGTCGGCGGGATGCGGCCCAACCCGTGGGGTCTGTACGACATGCTCGGCAACGTGTGGGAGTGGTGCTGGGACCTGTACGACGCCGAGGTGTACGGCACGTACCGGGTGCTGCGCGGCGGCGGCTGGTTCGACGAGCACTGGAGCTGCCGCGCGTCGGTCCGGCGGCGGAGCCACCCGACGTTCCGGGTGGACGACGTGGGCTTCCGCCTGGCCCGGTCGCACCCGGCCGCGTGGGGCGGCGCGGGCGCCTGA
- a CDS encoding dihydrofolate reductase family protein has product MRIVISEFISLDGVVQAPGGPEEDADGGFAHGGWTHPFFDPEVVGGAFDEALKGADALLFGRRTWQNMANAWPERAGDPFADRMNALPKHVVTRTLGDSDLTWENTTRVPGDEAVARIRELRAADGGDLLVMGSPTLVRTLLDEDLVDELRLMLMPVVLGGGKSIFPGNGRKLTLELVSTATSGTGVHVTTYRRAADA; this is encoded by the coding sequence ATGCGTATCGTGATCAGTGAGTTCATCAGCCTCGACGGCGTGGTGCAGGCACCGGGCGGCCCCGAGGAGGACGCCGACGGCGGCTTCGCCCACGGCGGCTGGACGCACCCCTTCTTCGACCCGGAGGTCGTCGGCGGCGCGTTCGACGAGGCGCTGAAGGGCGCCGACGCGCTGCTGTTCGGGCGCCGTACCTGGCAGAACATGGCGAACGCCTGGCCGGAGCGGGCGGGCGACCCGTTCGCCGACCGGATGAACGCGCTGCCCAAGCACGTCGTGACCCGGACGCTCGGCGACTCCGACCTGACGTGGGAGAACACGACGCGCGTCCCGGGTGACGAGGCGGTCGCCCGCATCCGGGAGCTCCGCGCGGCCGACGGCGGCGACCTTCTCGTCATGGGCAGCCCCACGCTCGTCCGCACCCTGCTGGACGAGGACCTGGTGGACGAACTGCGGCTGATGCTCATGCCGGTCGTCCTCGGCGGCGGGAAGTCCATCTTCCCGGGCAACGGCCGCAAGCTCACGCTGGAGCTGGTCTCCACGGCCACCAGCGGCACCGGCGTCCACGTGACCACGTACCGGCGCGCCGCCGACGCGTAG
- a CDS encoding GNAT family N-acetyltransferase, translated as MYAIPLGDDGAELRPLEPSHAEEFLAHIDRGREFIGRFNGLPDVVTDIGSSRAFLQVYAEKTATDTGRIAGIRLDGTLVGALIFRRMDLVQRTAEAGCWLEPAAVGRGLVTRAARVMIDWAVEERGIHRVEWVVSSGNAPSIAVARRLGMTTEAVLRASHLYRGERHDQEVWAVLAPEWRAARRSR; from the coding sequence ATGTACGCGATACCGCTGGGGGACGACGGAGCCGAACTGCGCCCGCTCGAACCGTCGCACGCCGAGGAGTTCCTCGCCCACATCGACCGCGGCCGCGAGTTCATCGGCCGGTTCAACGGGCTGCCCGACGTCGTGACCGACATCGGGTCGAGCCGGGCGTTCCTCCAGGTGTACGCGGAGAAGACCGCGACCGACACCGGGCGCATCGCCGGAATCCGCCTGGACGGCACCCTCGTCGGAGCCCTCATCTTCCGCCGCATGGACCTCGTCCAGCGCACCGCGGAGGCGGGCTGCTGGCTGGAGCCCGCGGCGGTCGGCAGGGGACTGGTGACCCGGGCCGCCCGCGTGATGATCGACTGGGCGGTCGAGGAGCGGGGCATCCACCGCGTCGAATGGGTCGTCTCGTCCGGCAACGCGCCCAGCATCGCCGTCGCCCGCCGCCTCGGGATGACCACGGAGGCCGTGCTCAGGGCGAGCCACCTGTACCGGGGCGAGCGGCACGACCAGGAGGTCTGGGCCGTCCTCGCCCCCGAGTGGCGCGCCGCGCGACGGAGCCGCTGA
- a CDS encoding phytase, producing MLLLCTALSGAALPAGSAATASLPAVTARAETAPLHDDDQGGNADADDPAIWRNAAAPDRSLVIATAKEGGLRVYDLDARQVQSLPAPTPAGPDDAPGRFNNVDLVHGTALTGTRSDLAVVSDRGHDRLRVYRIDRDNPAGPLTDVTDPQAAPIFSANQEEINDQDTAYGLATWTDPSTRRSYALVSRNNRTTVALLELVARPGGTVGYRTVRTLDLPAAFRLPNGTSWSPCGEPGELPQVEGMVVDPANGTLYAGQEDVGVWRLRADLTGTPVLIDKVREYGVPASYDEESDECSPTAPDPGYGGDRLAADVEGLTLLTEPDGDGYVLASSQGDDTFVAYDRELSDDNEYEGGFRVAASSVLDGSEECDGAAVLNAPLGRKYPNGLLVVQDGEDTPAADDRDATNFKFVDLAQVMDALDD from the coding sequence ATGCTGCTGCTGTGCACCGCCCTGTCCGGCGCGGCCCTCCCCGCCGGGAGCGCCGCCACGGCGTCCCTGCCCGCCGTGACCGCCCGGGCCGAGACGGCGCCCCTGCACGACGACGACCAGGGTGGCAACGCCGACGCCGACGACCCCGCGATCTGGCGCAACGCCGCCGCCCCGGACCGCAGCCTCGTCATCGCGACCGCCAAGGAGGGCGGACTGCGCGTCTACGACCTCGACGCCCGCCAGGTCCAGTCCCTCCCCGCGCCCACGCCGGCCGGCCCCGACGACGCCCCCGGCCGCTTCAACAACGTGGACCTCGTCCACGGCACCGCCCTCACCGGCACCCGCTCCGACCTCGCCGTCGTCAGCGACCGAGGCCACGACCGGCTCCGCGTCTACCGCATCGACCGCGACAACCCGGCGGGACCGCTCACCGACGTCACCGACCCGCAGGCCGCGCCGATCTTCTCCGCGAACCAGGAGGAGATCAACGACCAGGACACCGCGTACGGTCTCGCCACCTGGACCGACCCGTCCACCCGCCGCTCGTACGCGCTGGTCAGCCGCAACAACCGCACCACCGTCGCCCTGCTCGAACTGGTCGCCCGGCCCGGCGGCACCGTCGGCTACCGCACCGTCCGCACGCTCGACCTGCCCGCCGCGTTCCGCCTGCCCAACGGCACCTCCTGGTCCCCGTGCGGCGAGCCGGGTGAGCTCCCGCAGGTCGAGGGCATGGTCGTCGACCCGGCGAACGGCACCCTGTACGCCGGGCAGGAGGACGTCGGCGTCTGGCGGCTGCGCGCCGACCTCACCGGCACGCCCGTGCTGATCGACAAGGTCCGCGAGTACGGCGTCCCGGCGTCGTACGACGAGGAGAGCGACGAGTGCTCGCCCACCGCCCCTGACCCCGGCTACGGCGGCGACCGCCTCGCGGCCGACGTGGAGGGCCTGACCCTGCTCACCGAGCCGGACGGTGACGGCTACGTCCTCGCCTCCAGCCAGGGCGACGACACCTTCGTCGCCTACGACCGCGAGCTGTCCGACGACAACGAGTACGAGGGCGGCTTCCGCGTCGCCGCGTCCTCCGTCCTCGACGGCTCCGAGGAGTGCGACGGCGCGGCCGTGCTGAACGCCCCGCTCGGCCGGAAGTACCCGAACGGCCTCCTCGTCGTCCAGGACGGCGAGGACACCCCGGCCGCCGACGACCGCGACGCGACGAACTTCAAGTTCGTGGACCTGGCGCAGGTCATGGACGCCCTCGACGACTGA
- a CDS encoding MFS transporter: MPAIPPAPAAPATPATAPAPPTASPPPAATATGRRANPWLTLIAVSFGLFMVQLDGAVVAIANPEIGRALHASTADLQWVTNAYLLALAATLILGGKLGDRFGRRTYYMAGIVGFTLASVAIGLAGSIEGVIAFRAAQGLFGGLLMPNTLGLLRAVFPPRRFGMAVGIWAMVSTVSAALGPIVGGLLVEHVSWESVFFINAPIGVLALLVSAAVLPDSRNTEAGGRFDVPGVVLLALGLLAAVFGIVKGETWGWTSPGTLGAVAAGVALLVVFGRYETRVANPLLPMRLFRNRSLTIGTVVTALNFFVMLGVIFFVMLYLQNVRGYSPVEAGVRTLPLSCASLVAAPLGAALTGRFGPRFTMPLGMLLQAAATFGMLTWDTGSSYATMWPPFVALGVGVGMVLSASSDAIVGQAPVRDSGVAGGLQATALQVGGALGTSVLVSLISARVGSTLTGDLARAGVPEQAAAGLAHAKDAVAMGVAPVSAGMPDRLRAAVVEGSGQAFMGGVHLAATVTGVLCLLGAAVATAGLRSRTGPAED; the protein is encoded by the coding sequence ATGCCCGCGATCCCACCTGCTCCCGCGGCCCCAGCGACCCCCGCGACCGCCCCCGCGCCGCCCACCGCATCCCCGCCCCCGGCGGCCACCGCCACCGGGCGGCGCGCCAACCCCTGGCTGACCCTGATCGCCGTCTCCTTCGGCCTCTTCATGGTCCAGCTCGACGGGGCCGTCGTCGCCATCGCCAACCCCGAGATCGGCCGCGCCCTCCATGCCTCGACGGCCGACCTCCAGTGGGTCACCAACGCCTACCTCCTCGCCCTCGCCGCGACGCTGATCCTCGGCGGGAAGCTCGGCGACCGCTTCGGCCGCCGCACCTACTACATGGCCGGCATCGTCGGCTTCACCCTCGCCTCGGTCGCCATCGGCCTGGCCGGTTCCATCGAGGGCGTGATCGCCTTCCGCGCCGCGCAGGGCCTCTTCGGCGGCCTCCTCATGCCCAACACGCTCGGTCTGCTGCGCGCGGTCTTCCCGCCCCGCAGGTTCGGCATGGCCGTCGGCATCTGGGCCATGGTGTCCACCGTGTCCGCCGCGCTCGGCCCGATCGTCGGCGGCCTGCTCGTCGAACACGTCTCCTGGGAGTCGGTGTTCTTCATCAACGCGCCCATCGGCGTGCTCGCCCTCCTCGTCAGCGCCGCCGTCCTCCCCGACAGCCGCAACACCGAAGCAGGCGGCCGCTTCGACGTGCCCGGCGTCGTCCTCCTCGCCCTCGGACTGCTGGCCGCCGTCTTCGGCATCGTCAAGGGCGAGACGTGGGGCTGGACCTCGCCCGGCACCCTGGGCGCCGTCGCCGCCGGTGTCGCGCTGCTCGTCGTCTTCGGCCGGTACGAGACGCGCGTCGCGAACCCGCTGCTGCCGATGCGGCTGTTCCGCAACCGCTCGCTGACCATCGGCACGGTCGTCACCGCGCTGAACTTCTTCGTCATGCTCGGCGTGATCTTCTTCGTCATGCTGTACCTCCAGAACGTGCGCGGCTACTCGCCCGTAGAGGCCGGGGTCCGCACGCTGCCGCTGAGCTGCGCCTCGCTCGTCGCCGCCCCGCTCGGTGCGGCGCTGACCGGCCGCTTCGGGCCCAGGTTCACCATGCCGCTGGGCATGCTGCTCCAGGCCGCCGCCACGTTCGGCATGCTCACCTGGGACACCGGCTCCTCGTACGCCACGATGTGGCCGCCGTTCGTCGCGCTCGGCGTCGGCGTCGGCATGGTCCTGTCCGCCTCGTCCGACGCCATCGTGGGCCAGGCGCCCGTCCGGGACAGCGGCGTCGCCGGAGGGCTCCAGGCGACGGCCCTCCAGGTCGGCGGCGCGCTCGGCACGTCGGTGCTCGTCTCCCTCATCAGCGCCCGCGTCGGCTCGACCCTGACCGGCGACCTGGCCCGGGCGGGCGTCCCGGAGCAGGCCGCCGCGGGGCTCGCACACGCCAAGGACGCAGTCGCCATGGGCGTGGCTCCCGTCTCCGCCGGCATGCCGGACCGACTGAGGGCCGCCGTCGTGGAGGGCAGCGGCCAGGCGTTCATGGGCGGCGTACACCTCGCGGCGACCGTCACGGGCGTGCTGTGCCTCCTGGGCGCCGCCGTCGCGACGGCCGGACTCCGGTCCCGTACCGGCCCGGCCGAGGACTGA
- a CDS encoding MarR family winged helix-turn-helix transcriptional regulator translates to MPDSRDASAPDTDRLALALAECLPELNRALERRVTQEIRHPKPSEAQIALLRFVMRHEGATVREAADALLMRPNNVSALVSQLTEAGLLERRRDPADKRIAHLHPTPRARRELADVQRLRTAHLTRALHLLTDGEMDALGSAVGALTSLARHIHPAAD, encoded by the coding sequence ATGCCCGACTCCCGTGACGCGTCCGCCCCGGACACCGACCGCCTGGCCCTTGCGCTGGCGGAGTGCCTGCCGGAGCTGAACCGCGCGCTGGAACGCCGGGTCACCCAGGAGATCCGGCACCCCAAGCCGTCCGAGGCGCAGATCGCGCTGCTCCGCTTCGTCATGCGGCACGAGGGCGCCACCGTCCGCGAGGCGGCCGACGCCCTCCTCATGCGGCCGAACAACGTCAGCGCACTCGTCTCCCAGCTGACCGAGGCCGGTCTGCTGGAGCGCAGGCGCGACCCGGCCGACAAGCGGATCGCGCACCTCCATCCGACACCACGGGCCCGCCGGGAGCTGGCCGACGTCCAGCGCCTGCGCACCGCGCACCTCACCCGCGCGCTGCACCTCCTCACCGACGGCGAGATGGACGCCCTCGGCTCCGCCGTCGGCGCGCTCACATCGCTGGCACGCCACATCCACCCCGCGGCCGACTGA
- a CDS encoding SRPBCC family protein: MSKVKETVEVEVPVRAAYNQWTQFEEFPNFMEGVEEVRQLDDRHNHWTTKIGGVRREFDTEIVDQLPDERIAWRTVGGDTQQKGVVSFQRVDDTHTRVELVMDVEPTGAVEKAADMIGTIDRRVKGDMRRFKEYIESRGGESGAWRGRIRPGG, from the coding sequence ATGAGCAAGGTGAAGGAGACCGTCGAGGTCGAGGTGCCGGTCCGCGCCGCGTACAACCAGTGGACGCAGTTCGAGGAGTTCCCGAACTTCATGGAGGGCGTCGAGGAGGTCAGGCAGCTCGACGACCGGCACAACCACTGGACGACGAAGATCGGCGGTGTCCGGCGCGAGTTCGACACCGAGATCGTCGATCAGCTCCCCGACGAGCGCATCGCCTGGCGCACGGTCGGCGGCGACACCCAGCAGAAGGGCGTCGTCAGCTTCCAGCGCGTGGACGACACGCACACGCGCGTCGAGCTGGTGATGGACGTCGAGCCGACCGGCGCCGTCGAGAAGGCCGCCGACATGATCGGCACGATCGACCGCCGCGTCAAGGGCGACATGCGCCGGTTCAAGGAGTACATCGAGAGCCGGGGCGGCGAGTCCGGCGCCTGGCGCGGCCGGATCAGGCCGGGCGGCTGA
- a CDS encoding SigE family RNA polymerase sigma factor, with the protein MTDEEFAAFYAQAVRRLTGQLYVMTGDFHEAQDVVQEAFARAWAKRHRIDRDLGPEAWVRTVAWRLAVSRWRRVVRGQRAWRRRGDPAAVGEPDAAAVDLGAALRRMPARQRQCAALYYVCDLTVEQIAAETGLSAGTVKTHLSRARTKLALYLDDHVPAGEERDV; encoded by the coding sequence GTGACCGACGAGGAGTTCGCCGCGTTCTACGCGCAGGCGGTCCGGCGGCTGACCGGGCAGCTGTACGTGATGACGGGCGACTTCCACGAGGCGCAGGACGTCGTGCAGGAGGCGTTCGCCCGCGCGTGGGCCAAGCGGCACCGCATCGACCGGGACCTCGGGCCGGAGGCGTGGGTGCGGACCGTGGCGTGGCGGCTGGCCGTCAGCCGCTGGCGGCGCGTGGTGCGCGGGCAGCGGGCGTGGCGGCGGCGCGGCGACCCGGCCGCCGTAGGCGAACCGGACGCCGCGGCCGTCGATCTCGGCGCGGCGCTGCGGCGCATGCCCGCGCGGCAGCGGCAGTGCGCCGCCCTGTACTACGTCTGCGATCTGACCGTCGAACAGATAGCCGCCGAGACGGGCCTGTCGGCCGGAACGGTCAAGACGCATCTGTCCAGGGCGCGGACCAAGCTCGCCCTGTACCTCGACGACCACGTCCCCGCCGGGGAGGAGCGCGATGTCTGA
- a CDS encoding TIGR03557 family F420-dependent LLM class oxidoreductase, which produces MEIGYKLAAEAYAPGELVRQAVLAEEAGFDFVEISDHFHPWLDNQGHSPFAWTVLGTIAARTSRIGLATGVTCPTMRYHPAIIAQAAATLALLSEGRFVLGVGSGERLNEHVTGEGYPAVSARHEMLREALEIIRLLWSGGYRSYEGEYLRLEDARVFDLPPAPPLIAVAASGPDSTRIAAELGDALFATEAKPDIVRGYRDAGGDGPCYAEVPMAWAPDERTAARAALETSRWAVTGWKVMSELPNPVNFDAATTTVREEDILAAFACGDDPERYVEKARDYVDAGFDRLVMQNAGPDPDGFIDFYRRELDSRLRALKPGGGA; this is translated from the coding sequence ATGGAGATCGGGTACAAGCTGGCGGCGGAGGCGTACGCGCCGGGCGAGCTGGTGCGGCAGGCCGTGCTCGCCGAGGAGGCCGGGTTCGACTTCGTCGAGATCAGCGACCACTTCCATCCGTGGCTGGACAACCAGGGGCATTCGCCGTTCGCCTGGACGGTGCTCGGGACGATCGCGGCGAGGACCAGCCGGATCGGACTGGCCACCGGGGTGACGTGCCCGACGATGCGGTACCACCCGGCGATCATCGCGCAGGCCGCGGCGACGCTGGCGCTGCTGTCGGAGGGCCGGTTCGTGCTGGGCGTCGGCTCGGGCGAGCGGCTGAACGAGCATGTGACGGGCGAGGGCTACCCGGCCGTCTCGGCCCGGCACGAGATGCTGCGGGAGGCCCTGGAGATCATCCGGCTGCTGTGGAGCGGCGGCTACCGCTCGTACGAGGGGGAGTATCTGCGGCTGGAGGACGCCCGTGTCTTCGACCTGCCCCCGGCACCGCCGCTGATCGCCGTGGCGGCGAGCGGGCCCGACTCGACGCGGATCGCGGCCGAGCTGGGCGACGCGCTGTTCGCCACGGAGGCCAAGCCGGACATCGTGCGGGGCTACCGGGACGCGGGCGGCGACGGGCCCTGCTACGCGGAGGTGCCGATGGCGTGGGCACCCGACGAGCGGACGGCGGCGCGCGCGGCGCTGGAGACGTCCCGGTGGGCGGTGACGGGCTGGAAGGTGATGAGCGAGCTGCCGAACCCGGTGAACTTCGACGCGGCCACGACGACCGTCCGCGAGGAGGACATCCTGGCCGCCTTCGCCTGCGGCGACGACCCGGAGCGGTACGTGGAGAAGGCGCGGGACTACGTCGACGCGGGCTTCGACCGCCTGGTCATGCAGAACGCGGGGCCCGACCCGGACGGCTTCATCGACTTCTACCGCCGCGAACTGGACTCCCGGCTGCGCGCCCTGAAGCCGGGCGGCGGCGCGTAG
- a CDS encoding contact-dependent growth inhibition system immunity protein, translated as MRARPQGGAGSAGWAAWTASSASIARSTNSPARWPDPGDDATRPVRGVHELRRVPLGALQQPGDLRTLTAHEVALPYALPPTVRALLDEPLPDACLYEGACCSRPWKPRAPPGPRRGREPRPLRPPRPGRRTGPAAPRRPAYAPPPGFRARSRESSSRR; from the coding sequence GTGAGGGCGCGGCCGCAGGGCGGTGCCGGCTCAGCAGGGTGGGCCGCATGGACCGCCTCCTCCGCCTCGATCGCACGCTCGACGAACTCGCCCGCCCGCTGGCCGGACCCGGGCGACGACGCGACGCGTCCGGTGCGCGGGGTGCACGAGTTGCGGCGGGTGCCGCTGGGCGCGCTTCAGCAACCGGGCGATCTGCGTACGCTCACCGCGCATGAGGTCGCCCTGCCGTACGCCCTGCCGCCGACCGTGCGTGCGCTGCTGGACGAGCCGCTGCCGGACGCCTGCCTCTACGAGGGCGCCTGCTGCTCGCGGCCGTGGAAGCCCCGGGCTCCGCCTGGGCCGCGGCGCGGCCGAGAGCCGCGGCCGCTTCGTCCGCCTCGCCCGGGCAGGCGGACCGGCCCGGCGGCCCCGCGACGACCGGCCTACGCGCCGCCGCCCGGCTTCAGGGCGCGCAGCCGGGAGTCCAGTTCGCGGCGGTAG